Proteins co-encoded in one Metabacillus sp. KUDC1714 genomic window:
- a CDS encoding family 4 glycosyl hydrolase — MSITIQKPKVVVLGAGSLFFGRQCIWQMVHSKHLNKGTLVLVDTNEERLNKLVNLAQMVVDANQVDLKIEGSVDRKLVLQDADFVVLSFAKDTVKYRGIDCEISEKYGIRMCSGDTIGPGGVFRAMRELPMILECAKDIEEICPEAWVINYINPSTVNGIALKRYAPNLKTFALCDSHHMPHKKMIYAERAGIINDKSEYSEEIDRKFNLRIAGVNHFTWLLKAEYEGKDVLPTIAESLNRSAETETVGGDTGAKALYNDAISYQLYDIFGYVPTCTAHTKEYVPYWQGLGKLEDTIPPLSIWETEDRYKRHDEMWRQIDSFLSGETPISEYMNTFGPDHATDIIENMVGGLGKPFYINTLNQGAVTNMNDDSFLELLCEVTMDGVKPLPVGEMPRGIRGMQELVLDTHELTAEAVVERDRKKLRRAMLTDPLVNSIADADQIIEELLELEKDIIPEHWYAKDLI, encoded by the coding sequence ATTTCTATTACTATTCAGAAGCCTAAGGTAGTCGTGTTAGGAGCAGGGAGTTTGTTTTTCGGTCGTCAGTGTATTTGGCAAATGGTTCATTCTAAACATCTAAACAAAGGTACTTTAGTTTTAGTAGATACAAACGAAGAACGGTTAAACAAACTGGTCAATTTAGCCCAAATGGTTGTCGATGCTAATCAAGTAGATTTGAAGATTGAGGGATCGGTTGACCGTAAGCTAGTTCTTCAAGATGCTGACTTTGTTGTACTTAGTTTTGCTAAGGATACAGTAAAGTACAGGGGAATAGACTGTGAGATTTCCGAAAAGTATGGGATAAGAATGTGCTCTGGTGATACGATCGGACCTGGTGGGGTTTTCCGAGCGATGCGCGAGCTTCCTATGATTTTGGAGTGTGCAAAGGACATTGAAGAAATTTGTCCCGAAGCTTGGGTCATTAATTATATTAACCCGTCGACGGTCAATGGAATAGCGTTAAAAAGATATGCACCGAATTTAAAAACTTTTGCTTTGTGTGATTCGCATCATATGCCACATAAGAAAATGATCTATGCTGAACGAGCGGGGATAATCAATGACAAAAGTGAGTACTCCGAAGAAATCGACCGTAAATTCAATTTACGCATTGCCGGAGTAAATCACTTCACTTGGCTGTTAAAAGCGGAGTATGAAGGAAAAGATGTCCTTCCTACTATTGCTGAATCATTGAACCGTTCGGCGGAGACGGAAACAGTAGGTGGTGACACAGGTGCCAAGGCTCTTTACAATGATGCCATCAGCTATCAACTGTATGACATCTTTGGCTATGTTCCAACTTGTACTGCTCATACAAAGGAATATGTTCCTTATTGGCAAGGGCTCGGCAAGCTGGAAGATACGATACCGCCATTATCTATTTGGGAAACGGAAGACCGTTATAAGCGCCATGATGAGATGTGGCGGCAGATTGATAGTTTCCTAAGCGGTGAAACACCAATCAGTGAGTATATGAATACATTTGGTCCGGACCATGCGACAGATATTATTGAAAATATGGTGGGCGGATTAGGGAAACCTTTCTACATTAACACACTTAATCAAGGCGCGGTAACGAATATGAACGATGATTCATTCCTCGAACTGTTATGTGAAGTCACTATGGATGGGGTAAAGCCTTTACCTGTTGGCGAGATGCCTCGTGGGATTCGCGGCATGCAGGAGCTAGTACTGGATACACATGAATTAACAGCGGAAGCCGTTGTGGAACGCGACCGTAAGAAGCTTAGAAGGGCTATGCTGACAGATCCTCTCGTTAACTCCATTGCAGATGCCGATCAAATCATTGAAGAACTTTTAGAGTTGGAAAAGGATATTATTCCTGAGCATTGGTATGCAAAGGATCTTATATAA